TTCTATCTATCAAGTCGAAAAGCTCGCGAAGGAATTGCAGGATAAGTTCTATGCGATCACGGAGGCGCGGAAATGAGCCTGATCGACCCGCCCAAGGAAAAGCGCCCCTCCTTAACCCCCGAGGCTCTGGCGCGCTTCCTCATTGCGAAAGCGGCGACCGGCGATCCTGGCGCGAACCACCTCCTCGAGGAGGTGCGCCGCCGCAATCCGCGCCTGTTTGCCCGGCTCGATCAAGAGCCGGACGAAGCCGTCTCTTTCGAGCCGAAGAAAATGGTGCTGCAATGAACGCCGCCCGTATTTTTTTCGGCCGTCTGGCTCTTCGGACCTCGTGGGCCTTCGCTTCCATCGCCGAGTGGCTGCTCGCGCCGGAGCTGCGGCGGCTGTGAACGCACCGAGCCGCCGGGGCTGCGCGCCTCGGCGGAATAGGCTGGAAAAGCCGGGAAAAACCTTCTTAGTTCAAAACCTCATTCGGTCACATAATGTGATTGACGTACGCCAATGACAACGCTATCCATTCATTCACCTAATGTGCTTGAAAGAGGATAGAATGACCGACCAATCAGAGACATTTCCGCCCCGCGTCATCTGTCGCGTGCTGGATATCCCCCAGGGGACGCTCGCGACTTGGGCTGATCGCGGCTACTTCGCAAATTTCGACGCCGCTTTTGCTGAGCGCGGGAAGGCGAGACTCTTTTCGAGGAAGGACGTTCTCGCTTTGGCGTTGATCAAATGCGCCTCGACATATGGCGTGCTCACGTCCGAAATCTCATCCTTTGCGCCGATGGCGGCTGAGGCTGTCCTTCACTACGGACCTAACATCCGCGAGCTGATCATTCGCCAGTATGAGGGCGAGAGTTCCGCTACTTCCATCCGCTACAACGACGACGTTATGGCCGATCCTCCGGAGGCCGACGCTGTCGTGACGATTTCGTTGAATCTGACTCACATCTTCAACAAGGCGATGAAAGCTCTTGATCAGGAGGTCGCTAATCGGGCGGCGTCCATCAAAATGGAAACTCGCCTTGAGGAGGTTGATCCGACTCTTACGAGCATCAGTCGCGTCTTCAAGGGTTAATTAGTCCGTCGTGGCGACGGTTAATCCCTCGTAGGAGATCAAACACTTGACCATCCAAAAATTGCGGGCTGGACCCGCCATGGCGGAGCTTTGCCCGCAGTTCGAGTTACCCGCGCGCTTGCGTAAGCCGCGCCTCAATACCCTCGAGGCGTCTGAATATTTGATGTTGCAGCATGGCGTGAAATGCGCGCCGGCGACCATGGCGAAGCTCCGCAGCATCGGCGGCGGCGCTCGCTACAACAAGTGCGGCGTTTCGCCGGTCTACCCGCGCGAAGCTCTGGACGAATGGGCGCTCGCCCGCCTCGGCCGGCTGAAGAGCAACACGTCCGACATTGGAGACATGCAATGAGCATCGAAGAATCTGCGCACCTGCTTGTGAAGCTTGCTCTCGGAGCTGCGTTTCTCGATGGCGGCTCTCCCGACGTGCTCCTTATCGATGCGGTCGACAATCATTCGGTCGCGCTCGCAGCCGAGGCCGTCTCCAGCGGCATGATCTCTCGCGAAGAGGAGGAGACCTTCGTCATCATCGTCAAAGGGCAGCTTTATAAGGCGAGCTTCATTGCGTGGGACGAGATCGTAGAGGGTGAGGGCTGGAAAGATATTTCGCTCCCCTGGGCGCGGTGGTCGGACGATATCAAGACGACCACAAAAGCCCTGACCGAGAACGCCGCTCTCGACCTGTCGGGCAATCCGAGCCGGCGCCGCGCGATGAACGCCGGTAAGAGGCTCGCGCTCGCCTGCCAGCGCCGCGCGGCTGAGCTGATCCGCGGCTATCCGCTCCCGCGCGCCGGCCGCACGGCAGTTGTCGATGCGCTTAGCGATATTGCGATGGAGGCTTTCGATCGGCGGATTACTGAATTGTCTATGGCCGGCGATAGGGCGGGAGGCCGCGCATGAATCTTCACGAAAACGCCGCCGACTCTCGCGAAGTCGGCGGCGCGGAAATCGCCAAAAACCACGATCGGCATATGACCATGAACGCCAGCGAATGCAAGGGTAAAATGGAGATTGCCGAGCTTGTCGGCTCGCTGCGATTCATCGTCGACAATCTCGACGAGGCCGCGCACGAGGCGACGGTCGCCGCTGATGCGATCGAAGCGAAGAACGTCATCGCCGGGCGCTACCACGTCGCGCGCTTCGCGGCTCACGCTCGCGCAGCCTGTGGCGCCTTCCGCGACATCCTCGGCGCTCCGGTGGGGGAGGCTGCTTGATGGGCGCTCCCGCTGGATTCGATACCTGGACGCAGGCGCAGCGCGACGCCTGGGCTGCGGAGGGCGCGCGCGCTTATGGTGAGCGCGAGGCCAAGCGGGCGGCGGAGAATGAGCGTCGCCGCGCCGAGATATTTGCCGAGCAAGAGCAGCGCGTGAAAGCTAGCTGGCCCGCGCCGAAGCCGATTGAGTCCTCTCTCCCCGCTGTGGCGCGTCTTGATGCTGATCTCCTCCCCGAGGCGATCAGGGACTATGTGCTCGACGTGGCGGACCGTCAGCAAGCGCCGCCCGACTTCGCAGCTATCGCAGCAATCTGCGGCCTCGCTTCGATCATCGGCAACGCTGCGCGCGTCCGGCCGAAACAGCATGATGATTGGGAAGTCGTCCCGAATCTCTGGGGCGCGATCATCGGTCGACCGAGCGCGATGAAGTCGCCGGCTATGCGCTCCGCCCTCGCGCCCGTCTATGCGTTGCAGGATGCGCTGCGCAAGGAATGGGAGGCTGCGCAGCGTGAAGCCGATATCGAGGATGCGCTGTCCGATCTCGACGCCGCCGATGCGCGCAAGAAGGCGGCGAAGGCGATCAAGGCCGGCGACCGCGAAGAAGCCAAGCGTCTGATCGCCGAGCATTCGAAAGACGACGAAGAGGAGGCGCCATGCCCTCGATTGATCGTCAATGACGCCTCTGTCGAAAAACTCGGCGAACTGCTGAATGAAAATCCTCGCGGGCTGCTGCTGATACGCGACGAATTGCCCGGCTTCCTCGCCCGCATGGAGTCCGAAGAATATCAGTCCGAGCGCGCCTTCTATCTCGAGGCGTTCAACGGCGACGGCGCTTTCACCTATGATCGCATAGGCCGCGGGACCATTCACATCGCCAGCGCGACACTCTCTATGATCGGCGGCGTCCAGCCGGCGCGCATCGCGCCGCTCGTCAAGGGCGCGATCACCGGCGAGCGCGACGACGGGCTGATTCAGCGTCTTCAGCTTGTCGTCTGGCCCGACGACCTCTCCTCATGGACATGGACCGATCGCAGTCCGGGCGCTCTGGCGCGGGAGCGATACGATCAAGCGTTTCGCGATCTTCACGACTTCGCGAACGGATGCGCGGAACCGGCCGTCTTCGGCTTCACCGCCAAGGCGCAGGATATCTTCCGCTTGTGGATGACCGAGCTTCAGAGGGAAGCGCGCTCCGGCAAGCTCCCCTCGGCCTTGGAGAGCCATCTTCTGAAAATGCCGAAGACCGTCGCGTCGCTGGCGCTGCTCTTCCATCTTGTGGACGGCGGGCACGATGCGATCGGCGCCGAGGCGACGGGGCGGGCGCTCGACTTCGCGGAATATCTGCGCAGCCATGCGCGACGGCTCTACTCGGCGGGCGCCGTTGCGGTCGAGAATGGCGCGAAGCTGATCGTCGAGCGCAGGGCGCAGTTGCCGGAGCCGTTCACGGCACGGGACGTTCAACGCAAGGCATGGGCGGGGATTGCCGATCGCGATTCGGTCGGGGCTGCGATCGATCTCTTGCTCGAAGGTGGCTATTGCCGCGAAGCGCCCGTCCCGACCTCTACCGCGGGCGGGCGGCCGACGACCTCCTACATCTGGCATCCGCAGCTTAAGGTGGAGGGCTGACCATGGGCCGATGGCTCGCCCTCGCCCGGGCCGACGCGGACGAAAAAAATCTGAAAACGCCGTTTGGCGGCACTGACAAAACTGACGAAACCCCAGCCGGCGAGGTTTTGTCAGTTTCGTCAGTTCGCCAAACGGGCGTTACCGAAAAAATTTCGGGGCCGGCCGACGGCGGCTCGAATGGTTTCGTCAGTTTCGTCAGTTCGGCAAAGGGTGCTTTCTCAGAAAAATTCCCCGCCCCGCTCCCCGCGCCCGAGCCTCCCGCTCGCCCGCCGGTTGCAGAGGCCGAGACGCCCGAGGCGGCTGTCGCCCGCCTGCTGGACGGGATGGCGGCGGAGAACGCCGCTCGCCGCGATTGGTGGCGCGAGCCGGACCCGGAGCGCGGCTCCGGCAAAGTCACGATGCGCAGCATCGTCACCGGCGACGAAATCACGATCGATCTTCGAACAGGAAGGACAATGCATTGACCGCTCACGCCTTGATCGCCGGCACATTGTTCCGCGCGCCCGAGCAAAAGACCGCGAAGAGCGGCAAGCCCTACGTCTCGGCCACGATCAGATGCAAGGAAGGCGACGGTTCGCAGTTTTGGCGCATCATGTGCTTTTCCGAGAGCGCCAGCGCCGAGCTGATGCGGCTCGCGGACGGCGACGCCCTGAGCGTCCAGGGCTCTATGCGCGCCGAACTATATCACCCGGAAGGCGGCGAGGCGCGCATCAATCTGACCGTGTTCGCGGACGCGATGTTGCCGCTCCGCCCTGCGCCGAAGCCGCGCAAGATGAAAGAGAAGGTCGAGCCGCAGCGCGCCGCTCCGGCCGATCGCGGCCTCTCCCGACATGGCGGCGATAGCGAAGACTATTTCCGCGACGAAATGCCGTTCTAGCCGGCTATGTGTTGCCATCCCGCAAAGATTGCGCAAAGGAAACACTTAAATGAGTCGAGGGCCTGGGCGGATAGAGCGGGCGATCGAGGCCGCGTTCCAACAACATCCTACGACGACATTCTCGGCCGGCGAACTGTGCCTCATTTCCTATCCTGGCATAAACCAACCGGAGAAGCGCCATCGTGTGTCCGTCATCCGGGCGGCGGATAAGGTGGCGCCTCGCCTTCACTGGCGATATCGACATGCAGAGCGACCCGGCGGTGAGAACGTCTATTTCAACCTGCTCAACGTCCGCTCCTACGCGCTGGGGAAGCTGCGTTGCACGTCGAGCTATGTCCGACTTGCTGACCTCGAGGAGCGCGTCGACAATCCCGACGCGTATCGATCCGAATGGGCGAGGTGTCAGCCCGGCGGCGTCTGGTGGCGACATGTCGAGATTCACCGGGCGGACATCGCAGGCGACGCAGACGAGTCGTCACGTCTCCAAGAGGAATTGAAGGGGCTGGTGCTGAAAGGTAGCTACTGAGAAACGCCGCGAACGCCTGAGAATACAACAGAAAAACAACCTACGTCAGCAGTATTGACCAATCGCGCGCGTGCGCGGCGATATGGTCGCGATGCTGGACTCACTCAAATCTCTGGTTCTCAAAGCCTTCAACGTCCCGCTGTCTTCTCCGATGGCGTTGGACGTTTTCGGCGTGCCTGCGTCGGGTTCGGGCCTGTATGTCGACGCGCTCGCGGCTTTGAGGGTGCCGGCTGTTGCCGCTGGCGTGAAGCTCATAAGCGAAGCGGTCGCGACGCTCGACGCGCATCTGGTTCGCGAGACTTCGACCGGCCGCGAGACGATTGCGCCGACCGATCATCCTGCCGCGCGCGTGCTCGAGCGCCCCGTCCCGTGGCTCGGTGAATCCGAATGGAAGCGCCAGATTGTCGCCGATGCGCTGCTCTGGGGCGATGGCCTCGCGCTCGTCAATCGCGTCCGAGGCGAGCCGCGCGAGCTGCCGCGTATCGACCCGCGTAGCTGCAACATCATCGTCGACATGGTGACCGGCGAGCCGAGTTACACTGTCGCTCTTCAGCAAGGCGGCTCGGAGACGTTCACATATAAGGACGTGGTTCATCTCCGCGGACAGACGCTCGACGGCGCGAAGGGGCTCGGTCTTGTCAGCCTCGGCGCTGAGGCGATCGGGCTCGCCCTGGTGCTCGAGGGACATGCGACGCGCCTGTTCTCTCGCGGCGCTCGGCCGGGTGGCGTGCTGGAAATGCCGACGAAGATTCACCCTGACGTGATGTCTCGTCTGCGGGAGAGCTTCGCGCAAGTTTATCAGGGGACCCACAACAGCGGCAAAACCGCCATCCTAGAGCAAGGCGTGAAATTCACGCCGCTGCAATTGTCCAGCGTGGACGCGCAATTCCTCGAGCTACGGAAGTTCCAGACGTTAGAAATCGCGCGGCTGTTGAACATTCCCGCCGTGCTGCTCAATGATCTTGAGCACGCGACATTGAACAATAGCGCCGCGCTGGCGCAACTCTTCCTCGACCGCACGATATCGCCGATCCTCGAATTGTTCGAAGATGCGCTCGAACGCACTCTGTTGACCGACGAAGAGCGCGACGGCGGCTATTGCATCGAGTTCTGCACCAATAACTTCGTTCGCGTCGATCTCGACAAGCGTTTCGCCGCGCTGAAGACAGGCATTGAATCGGGCGTTCTCACATTGAACGAGGCGCGCCAGCGTGAAGGGCTCCCGCCAGTAGAGGGCGGCGACAAGCCGATGCGATCGGTTCAAGTGCTGCCGCTCGACGCCGCGTCGGCTCCGCAACCGCAGACGACGGAGCCGACACTGTGACGCTCGAAACAAGAGACATCACGCTCGAACTCAAATTCGCTGGCGCGCAAGATTCCGGCGCGTTCGAAGGCCTCGCGGCGGCATACGGCAACATCGATAGCGCCGGCGACGTCATTGCGCCCGGCGCGTTCGCTGCGTCTCTCGCCGACCACAAAGCGGCCGGCACATGGCCCGTTCTCTTGTGGCAACACATGCAGGACGAGCCGATCGGCGTTATCGACGCGCTGCATGAGACGCCCGCCGGCCTGCATATTAAAGGTCGGCTCGACCTCAATGTGAGACGCGGCGCGGAAGCGCATTCACTCATCAAAAGCGGAGCGATCAAGGGCCTTTCGATCGGCTTTCGAACGATCGACGCGACCCGCGATGCGCGCGGCGTCCGCACGATCAGGAACGCATACCTCGGCGAGATCAGCATCGTCACGCTCGCCGCGAATGACAAGGCGAAGGTGACGAGCATCAAAGGTGCGAACATGGAAAATGAAGACGACAACGGTAGCGTCGCCGAGATCAAGACCAAGCTCGAGGAGCTGGAAGGTAAGACCGCGAAGCTCGACGAGATGGAGAAGAAGCTCGCCGATGCGGAGAAGCGCGCGGATGCGTTCGAACTGAAGCTGAAACGCCCCGGCGGCTCCGCTGCGAAGGATGATGCTCCGGCGATCGAGACGAAGGCTTTCGCGGTGTTTCTCCGCAAAGGCCGCGAAGCGCTCGACCCGAACGAGTTCAAGAGCCTTCGCGTGTCCGACGACACGGCCGGCGGCTATCTCGCGCCGGCGGACTTCAGTCGCGAGGTCGATAAGAACATCGTGCAATTCTCGCCCATTCGGCAGGCTGCGCGCGTCGGTATGACGGCGAGCGGTTCCGTCATCGTTCCGCGTCGCACTGGGGCGCCGACTGCGACCTGGACCGGCGAAACCGAGACGCGACCGGCAACGGGCTCGTCTTACGGACAGGTCGAAATTCCGATCGAAGAGGCGGCGTGTTATGTCGA
The sequence above is a segment of the Methylosinus trichosporium OB3b genome. Coding sequences within it:
- a CDS encoding single-stranded DNA-binding protein is translated as MTAHALIAGTLFRAPEQKTAKSGKPYVSATIRCKEGDGSQFWRIMCFSESASAELMRLADGDALSVQGSMRAELYHPEGGEARINLTVFADAMLPLRPAPKPRKMKEKVEPQRAAPADRGLSRHGGDSEDYFRDEMPF
- a CDS encoding YfjI family protein; translation: MGAPAGFDTWTQAQRDAWAAEGARAYGEREAKRAAENERRRAEIFAEQEQRVKASWPAPKPIESSLPAVARLDADLLPEAIRDYVLDVADRQQAPPDFAAIAAICGLASIIGNAARVRPKQHDDWEVVPNLWGAIIGRPSAMKSPAMRSALAPVYALQDALRKEWEAAQREADIEDALSDLDAADARKKAAKAIKAGDREEAKRLIAEHSKDDEEEAPCPRLIVNDASVEKLGELLNENPRGLLLIRDELPGFLARMESEEYQSERAFYLEAFNGDGAFTYDRIGRGTIHIASATLSMIGGVQPARIAPLVKGAITGERDDGLIQRLQLVVWPDDLSSWTWTDRSPGALARERYDQAFRDLHDFANGCAEPAVFGFTAKAQDIFRLWMTELQREARSGKLPSALESHLLKMPKTVASLALLFHLVDGGHDAIGAEATGRALDFAEYLRSHARRLYSAGAVAVENGAKLIVERRAQLPEPFTARDVQRKAWAGIADRDSVGAAIDLLLEGGYCREAPVPTSTAGGRPTTSYIWHPQLKVEG
- a CDS encoding phage portal protein encodes the protein MLDSLKSLVLKAFNVPLSSPMALDVFGVPASGSGLYVDALAALRVPAVAAGVKLISEAVATLDAHLVRETSTGRETIAPTDHPAARVLERPVPWLGESEWKRQIVADALLWGDGLALVNRVRGEPRELPRIDPRSCNIIVDMVTGEPSYTVALQQGGSETFTYKDVVHLRGQTLDGAKGLGLVSLGAEAIGLALVLEGHATRLFSRGARPGGVLEMPTKIHPDVMSRLRESFAQVYQGTHNSGKTAILEQGVKFTPLQLSSVDAQFLELRKFQTLEIARLLNIPAVLLNDLEHATLNNSAALAQLFLDRTISPILELFEDALERTLLTDEERDGGYCIEFCTNNFVRVDLDKRFAALKTGIESGVLTLNEARQREGLPPVEGGDKPMRSVQVLPLDAASAPQPQTTEPTL
- a CDS encoding phage major capsid protein, yielding MTLETRDITLELKFAGAQDSGAFEGLAAAYGNIDSAGDVIAPGAFAASLADHKAAGTWPVLLWQHMQDEPIGVIDALHETPAGLHIKGRLDLNVRRGAEAHSLIKSGAIKGLSIGFRTIDATRDARGVRTIRNAYLGEISIVTLAANDKAKVTSIKGANMENEDDNGSVAEIKTKLEELEGKTAKLDEMEKKLADAEKRADAFELKLKRPGGSAAKDDAPAIETKAFAVFLRKGREALDPNEFKSLRVSDDTAGGYLAPADFSREVDKNIVQFSPIRQAARVGMTASGSVIVPRRTGAPTATWTGETETRPATGSSYGQVEIPIEEAACYVDVSNKLLEDAAVDIAAEVAFDLAEEFGRIEGLAFVSGDGVKKPLGFMSDANISYTPGGDASLIKADGIFDLYYGLKPFYRQRAAFIANGSTIAAIRKLKDSQGRYLWEPSLALGQPETLLGRPLIEAVDMPDITGNAYPLAFGDFSTGYRIYDRVALSLLRDPYSVATSGLTRFHARRRVGGAVVRAEAIRKLKIATS